From the Pseudomonas baltica genome, one window contains:
- a CDS encoding oxaloacetate decarboxylase, translating to MDVRTLRAEAFKALHAREGAFVIPNPWDAGSAKLLASLGFEALATTSAGLAYSKGRPDGEGRLSREDTLLNALSIVDATALPVAADLENGFSDDPESCAQIITDAAGVGLVGGSIEDATGRAQDPIYSIGVAVERIAAAVAAARQLPYAFTLTARAENFLHGRVDLDDTIRRLQAYADAGADVLYAPGLRTREQIVAVVQALAPKPINILMGLGGVDFSVAQLAEMGVKRISVGSSLARCAYGALYNAALEIREGTFGYAEQAMPFDQLNGLFNR from the coding sequence GCGAGGGCGCCTTTGTGATTCCCAATCCCTGGGATGCCGGGTCTGCCAAATTGCTCGCCAGCCTGGGTTTCGAAGCCTTGGCCACCACCAGCGCCGGTCTTGCCTATTCCAAGGGGCGGCCGGATGGCGAAGGGCGGTTGTCCCGTGAAGACACGCTGCTCAATGCTCTGTCGATCGTCGATGCCACCGCGTTGCCGGTCGCGGCCGACCTCGAGAACGGCTTTAGCGACGATCCCGAAAGCTGCGCCCAGATCATCACCGATGCGGCGGGTGTGGGCCTGGTAGGTGGTTCCATCGAGGATGCCACTGGGCGCGCCCAGGACCCGATCTACTCCATAGGCGTCGCCGTCGAGCGCATCGCAGCGGCCGTGGCGGCAGCGCGGCAGTTGCCGTATGCGTTCACGCTGACCGCAAGGGCAGAGAATTTTCTGCACGGGCGCGTGGATCTGGACGACACCATTCGCCGGTTGCAGGCCTATGCCGACGCCGGGGCCGATGTGCTTTACGCGCCAGGCTTGCGCACCCGCGAGCAGATCGTGGCTGTGGTTCAGGCACTGGCGCCCAAGCCGATCAATATTCTGATGGGCCTGGGCGGTGTCGATTTCAGCGTGGCGCAACTGGCCGAAATGGGCGTCAAACGCATCAGCGTCGGTTCTTCCCTGGCGCGCTGTGCCTACGGCGCCTTGTATAACGCCGCGTTGGAAATTCGCGAGGGCACCTTCGGTTATGCCGAGCAGGCGATGCCGTTCGATCAGCTCAACGGCCTGTTCAATCGCTGA
- a CDS encoding extensin family protein: MKVLLLLVLLIAGAALAYWRGWVQVPSAWDPWASLDVRDTPNWLTSYKLSRLQNDRALCDQALATSGLRYSRQADSAATAKCPLQNVIRVQGGDVALSSSFVASCPLAVALALFERHQLQPAAQQMFGQPVAQIDHLGSFACRNVYNRSSGRLSQHASANALDVAGFRLADGRRISVLADWAGGGDKALFLRQISRGACRSFNTVLGPEYNAAHRNHLHLDMGSWSICR; this comes from the coding sequence GTGAAGGTATTACTGCTGTTGGTACTGCTGATCGCAGGTGCGGCCCTGGCGTATTGGCGCGGGTGGGTTCAGGTTCCGTCAGCATGGGATCCGTGGGCGTCGCTGGATGTTCGAGACACGCCGAACTGGCTCACGTCCTACAAACTGTCGAGGCTGCAGAACGATCGGGCTCTGTGCGATCAAGCGCTGGCCACCTCAGGCCTGCGCTATAGCCGCCAGGCCGATTCTGCGGCGACCGCCAAGTGTCCTTTGCAAAACGTGATCCGCGTGCAGGGCGGCGACGTGGCGCTGAGCAGCAGTTTCGTCGCCAGTTGCCCACTGGCCGTGGCATTGGCGCTGTTCGAACGCCATCAGTTGCAACCGGCGGCGCAGCAGATGTTCGGTCAGCCTGTCGCGCAGATCGACCACCTTGGCAGCTTTGCCTGCCGTAATGTCTACAACCGCAGCAGTGGTCGCTTGAGTCAGCATGCGAGCGCCAACGCTTTGGATGTTGCCGGTTTTCGCCTGGCGGACGGTCGGCGCATCAGCGTGCTGGCTGATTGGGCTGGGGGAGGAGACAAGGCATTGTTCCTGCGTCAGATCAGCCGCGGCGCCTGCCGTAGCTTCAATACGGTGCTGGGCCCGGAGTACAATGCGGCGCACCGTAATCACTTGCATCTGGACATGGGTAGTTGGTCCATTTGTCGCTGA
- a CDS encoding enoyl-CoA hydratase/isomerase family protein: MNLHFEELTGVDGARIGVATLDAEKSLNALSLPMIQALSARLKDWADDANIACVVLRGNGAKAFCAGGEVRSLVEACRSHPGEVPPLAAQFFTAEYALDYQLHTFPKPLLCWGHGYVLGGGMGLLQGSNVRIVTPSSRLAMPEVTIGLYPDVGATWFLSQLPGKLGLFLAMTGAHINARDALDLGLADRFLGEEQLDALIDGLLQLNWQEQSAIQLNSLLKALQAEAVASLPAGQWLARRERIDESLDVVDPVGAWRAVSQLRDDRDPLIARAAKTMAEGCPLTVHLIWQQFERGRLMSLAQVLRMEYTMSLNCCRHPEFSEGVRAQLIDKDKNPRWHWPDVAAIPQAVVDAHFSKVWEGRHPLADLAEIGS; the protein is encoded by the coding sequence ATGAATTTGCACTTCGAAGAATTGACGGGAGTAGACGGCGCCCGCATCGGCGTCGCCACCCTGGACGCGGAAAAATCCCTGAATGCCTTGTCGCTGCCGATGATCCAGGCCCTGAGTGCACGCCTCAAGGACTGGGCCGACGATGCCAACATTGCCTGTGTGGTGCTGCGCGGCAACGGCGCCAAGGCCTTTTGTGCCGGTGGCGAGGTGCGCAGCCTGGTCGAGGCCTGCCGCTCGCATCCCGGTGAAGTCCCGCCACTGGCGGCGCAGTTCTTTACCGCCGAATATGCGCTGGACTATCAACTGCACACGTTCCCCAAGCCGCTGCTGTGCTGGGGCCATGGCTACGTGCTCGGCGGTGGGATGGGGTTGCTGCAAGGCAGTAACGTGCGCATCGTGACCCCGAGCAGTCGCCTGGCAATGCCGGAGGTGACCATCGGCTTGTACCCGGACGTCGGCGCCACATGGTTCCTGTCGCAACTGCCGGGCAAGCTGGGGTTGTTCCTGGCCATGACCGGCGCCCACATCAATGCCCGTGACGCGCTTGATCTGGGGCTGGCCGATCGCTTCCTGGGCGAGGAACAACTCGACGCGCTGATCGACGGCCTGTTGCAGCTCAACTGGCAGGAACAGTCCGCGATCCAGCTCAACAGCTTGCTCAAGGCGTTGCAGGCGGAAGCCGTCGCGAGCCTCCCCGCCGGGCAATGGCTGGCACGGCGCGAGCGCATCGACGAGTCGCTCGATGTAGTCGACCCGGTCGGGGCCTGGCGCGCAGTCAGCCAGCTGCGCGATGACCGCGACCCGTTGATCGCCCGCGCGGCCAAGACCATGGCTGAAGGCTGCCCGCTGACGGTGCACCTGATCTGGCAGCAATTCGAGCGTGGGCGTTTGATGTCGTTGGCGCAGGTGCTGCGCATGGAATACACCATGAGCCTGAACTGCTGCCGCCATCCGGAGTTCAGCGAGGGGGTGCGGGCGCAGTTGATCGACAAAGATAAAAACCCACGCTGGCACTGGCCGGACGTGGCGGCCATTCCTCAGGCGGTGGTGGATGCGCATTTCAGCAAGGTCTGGGAAGGCCGCCATCCGCTGGCGGACCTGGCCGAAATCGGTTCGTAG
- the ung gene encoding uracil-DNA glycosylase, which translates to MTTNDDRIKLEPSWKHALRAEFDQPYMAQLRDFLREEHAAGKEIFPPGPMIFNALNLTPLDQVKVVILGQDPYHGPGQAHGLCFSVQPGIPTPPSLLNIYKELKRDLNIDIPGHGCLQHWAEQGVLLLNTTLTVERANAASHANRGWQHFTDRIIEVVSEHQPNSVFLLWGAHAQGKAKLIDGTKHLVLKSVHPSPLSAYRGFIGNGHFSRTNKFLEQHGLAPIDWRLPTV; encoded by the coding sequence ATGACAACCAATGATGACCGCATCAAACTCGAGCCCAGCTGGAAGCACGCGCTGCGCGCCGAGTTCGATCAGCCCTACATGGCCCAACTGCGTGATTTCTTGCGTGAAGAGCATGCCGCGGGCAAGGAGATCTTTCCGCCGGGGCCGATGATCTTCAACGCCCTGAACCTGACTCCGCTGGATCAGGTCAAGGTGGTGATCCTGGGCCAGGATCCGTATCACGGCCCAGGCCAGGCCCATGGCCTGTGCTTTTCGGTGCAGCCGGGCATCCCCACGCCGCCGTCGTTGCTCAATATCTATAAAGAGCTCAAGCGCGACCTCAATATCGACATCCCCGGCCACGGCTGCCTGCAGCATTGGGCCGAGCAGGGCGTGCTGTTGCTCAACACCACGCTGACGGTGGAACGCGCCAACGCAGCGTCCCATGCCAATCGCGGCTGGCAGCATTTTACCGACCGGATCATCGAGGTGGTCAGCGAACACCAGCCCAATTCGGTATTCCTGCTGTGGGGCGCCCACGCCCAGGGCAAGGCCAAGCTGATCGATGGTACCAAGCACCTGGTGCTCAAGTCGGTGCATCCTTCGCCGCTGTCGGCCTATCGCGGGTTTATCGGCAATGGTCATTTCAGCCGCACCAACAAGTTTCTCGAGCAGCACGGGCTGGCGCCGATCGACTGGCGCTTGCCGACGGTTTAA
- a CDS encoding tripartite tricarboxylate transporter substrate binding protein: MKLSLRPLALAAGCVMLSSSLFAAEPKRPECIAPASPGGGFDLTCKLVQSALVNEKILSSPMRVTYMPGGVGAVAYNAVVAQRPADAGTLIAWSSGSLLNLAQGKFGRFDENAVRWLAAVGTSYGAIAVKSDSPYKTLDDLVKALKADPSKVVIGSGGTVGSQDWMQTALIAKAAGINPRDLRYVALEGGGEIATALLGGHIQVGSTDISDSMPHIQSGDMRLLAVFSDKRLDEPEMKDIPTAKEQGYDIVWPVVRGFYVGPKVTDEQYAWWKEAFDKLLASEDFAKLRDQRELFPFAMTGPELDTYVKKQVADYKVLAKEFGLIQ, translated from the coding sequence ATGAAGCTATCCCTGCGCCCGCTCGCCCTGGCCGCTGGCTGTGTGATGTTGTCCAGCTCGCTGTTCGCCGCCGAACCCAAACGCCCTGAATGCATCGCTCCGGCTTCCCCTGGCGGCGGTTTCGACCTGACCTGCAAGCTGGTCCAGAGCGCCCTGGTCAACGAAAAAATCCTCAGCAGCCCCATGCGCGTCACCTACATGCCAGGCGGCGTCGGCGCGGTAGCCTACAACGCGGTCGTCGCCCAGCGCCCGGCCGATGCCGGCACCTTGATCGCCTGGTCCAGTGGCTCGCTGCTCAACCTGGCCCAAGGCAAGTTCGGTCGTTTCGATGAAAACGCCGTGCGCTGGCTGGCGGCGGTCGGCACCAGCTATGGCGCCATCGCGGTCAAGAGCGATTCGCCCTACAAGACCCTCGATGACCTGGTCAAAGCCCTCAAGGCCGACCCCAGCAAGGTCGTGATCGGCTCCGGTGGTACCGTCGGCAGCCAGGACTGGATGCAGACCGCCCTGATCGCCAAGGCCGCCGGCATCAACCCGCGTGACCTGCGCTACGTCGCGCTCGAAGGCGGCGGCGAGATTGCCACGGCTTTGCTCGGCGGTCACATCCAGGTCGGCAGTACCGATATTTCCGACTCCATGCCGCACATCCAGAGCGGCGACATGCGCCTGCTCGCGGTGTTCTCCGACAAGCGCCTTGACGAGCCGGAGATGAAAGACATCCCCACCGCCAAGGAGCAAGGCTACGACATCGTCTGGCCGGTGGTACGTGGTTTCTATGTGGGCCCGAAAGTCACCGACGAGCAATACGCCTGGTGGAAAGAGGCCTTCGACAAACTGCTGGCGTCCGAAGACTTCGCCAAATTGCGCGATCAGCGCGAGCTCTTCCCCTTCGCCATGACCGGCCCGGAGCTGGACACCTACGTGAAAAAACAAGTGGCCGACTACAAGGTGCTGGCCAAGGAATTCGGCCTGATTCAATGA
- a CDS encoding tripartite tricarboxylate transporter TctB family protein, with protein sequence MLVFQRLFALAMLLVCLVLAVMAWPYQAAFSYEPVGPRAYPLLMLALLGVSFLYMLVRPTAIVHSEDEPQLDRPTLSKIALCTALLLVFAGLFEPLGFVLSSILIGIPMARLYGGRWLPSGVIITLMSIALYWLFDRVMDVPLPLGLLDFLEI encoded by the coding sequence ATGCTCGTTTTTCAACGCCTGTTCGCTCTGGCGATGCTGCTGGTGTGCCTGGTCCTGGCCGTGATGGCCTGGCCCTATCAGGCTGCCTTTTCCTACGAACCGGTCGGCCCTCGCGCCTACCCGCTGCTCATGCTGGCGCTGCTCGGGGTGTCGTTCCTGTACATGCTGGTGCGCCCCACGGCCATCGTCCACAGCGAAGACGAACCGCAGCTGGATCGCCCGACGCTGAGCAAGATCGCCCTTTGCACGGCGCTGCTGCTGGTCTTCGCCGGGCTCTTCGAACCGCTGGGGTTCGTTCTCAGCTCGATACTCATCGGCATTCCCATGGCTCGCTTGTACGGCGGCCGCTGGTTGCCCAGCGGGGTGATCATCACGCTCATGAGCATTGCCTTGTACTGGCTGTTCGATCGGGTGATGGATGTGCCGCTGCCCTTGGGCCTGCTTGATTTTCTGGAGATCTGA
- a CDS encoding tripartite tricarboxylate transporter permease, whose amino-acid sequence MDTLGYLGQGFGVALTPYNLVTALCGTLIGTVVGLLPGLGPINGVALLIPIAFALGLPPESALILLAAVYLGCEYGGRISSILLNIPGEASTVMTTLDGYPMARQGLAGVALSLSAWSSFIGAFIATCGMVLFAPLLAKWAIAFGPAEYFVLMVFAIVCLGGMAGNRPLKTFIAALIGLFLSSVGIDANSGVYRFTGDNVHLADGIQFVVLVLGLFSVSEIFLLLEKTHRGQEAIKATGRMMFNFKEAASVFTVNIRCGLLGFIMGVLPGAGATLASAVAYMTEKRIAGTGGHFGQGDKRGLAAPETAIGASACGALVPMLTLGVPGSGTTAVMIGALSLYNITPGPLLFQQQPDIVWGLIASLFIANIMLVILNIPMIRIFTRILAVPNWALVPVIAIITGIGVYAVHATTFDLFLMVGIGIFGYLLRKLDFPLSPLLLGFILGGLMEQNLRRALSISNGALDILWSSPITFGVWVLTAFMLLMPLLRIWRKRSVARRAVADV is encoded by the coding sequence ATGGATACGCTTGGATATCTGGGGCAAGGCTTCGGCGTTGCCCTCACCCCGTACAACCTGGTGACGGCGCTGTGCGGCACTTTGATCGGCACCGTGGTCGGCTTGCTGCCGGGCCTGGGGCCGATCAATGGCGTGGCGCTGCTGATTCCGATCGCCTTCGCCCTCGGCCTGCCGCCGGAGTCGGCGCTCATCCTGCTGGCCGCGGTCTACCTGGGCTGCGAATACGGCGGGCGGATCAGCTCGATCCTGCTGAATATCCCCGGCGAAGCTTCGACTGTCATGACCACCCTTGACGGCTACCCGATGGCCCGCCAAGGCCTGGCCGGTGTGGCGCTATCGTTGTCGGCCTGGAGCTCGTTCATCGGCGCCTTTATCGCCACCTGCGGCATGGTGCTGTTTGCGCCGTTGCTGGCCAAGTGGGCGATCGCCTTCGGCCCGGCGGAGTACTTCGTGCTGATGGTGTTCGCCATCGTCTGCCTGGGCGGCATGGCCGGCAACCGACCGCTGAAGACCTTTATCGCCGCGTTGATCGGGCTGTTTTTGTCCAGCGTCGGCATCGATGCCAACAGCGGCGTGTACCGCTTTACCGGTGACAACGTGCACCTGGCCGACGGTATCCAGTTCGTGGTGCTGGTGCTGGGGCTGTTCTCGGTCAGCGAGATCTTCCTGCTGCTGGAAAAGACCCACCGCGGCCAGGAAGCGATCAAGGCTACCGGGCGCATGATGTTCAATTTCAAGGAGGCCGCCTCGGTGTTCACGGTGAATATCCGTTGCGGCCTGCTGGGGTTCATCATGGGCGTGCTGCCGGGCGCCGGTGCGACCCTGGCCAGTGCGGTGGCCTACATGACCGAGAAGCGCATTGCCGGTACGGGCGGGCACTTCGGCCAGGGCGACAAGCGCGGCCTGGCGGCGCCGGAAACCGCCATCGGTGCGTCGGCCTGTGGTGCGCTGGTGCCGATGCTGACCCTCGGGGTGCCGGGTTCCGGGACCACGGCGGTGATGATCGGCGCGCTGTCGTTGTATAACATCACCCCGGGGCCGCTGCTGTTTCAGCAGCAGCCGGATATCGTCTGGGGCCTGATCGCCTCGTTGTTCATCGCCAATATCATGCTGGTCATCCTCAATATCCCGATGATTCGTATCTTTACCCGCATCCTCGCCGTGCCGAACTGGGCGCTGGTACCTGTCATCGCCATCATCACCGGCATCGGTGTGTATGCGGTGCATGCCACCACCTTCGACCTGTTCCTGATGGTGGGCATCGGCATCTTCGGCTACCTGCTGCGCAAGCTGGACTTCCCGTTGTCGCCGTTGCTGCTGGGGTTCATCCTCGGTGGCCTGATGGAGCAGAACCTGCGCCGGGCGCTGTCGATCTCCAATGGTGCGCTGGACATCCTGTGGTCGAGCCCGATCACCTTCGGGGTCTGGGTGCTGACCGCTTTCATGCTGCTGATGCCGTTGTTGCGCATCTGGCGCAAACGCAGCGTGGCGCGCCGTGCGGTGGCGGATGTCTGA
- a CDS encoding AbrB family transcriptional regulator: MSEVRGLPWWSTPLAGLAGGFVAGLIGWPLPWMIGSLLAIILGRCLTPWQLREIPHGRKFGQWVIGVGIGLHFTPHVLEQVASHFGLIFFGALLTSVSSVVGVWLLRRTGEERATAFFSSMPGGSGEMVNLGARNGADLSQVAAGQSLRVLVVVLCVPALFKYLLGEGVPLSQPAAVDWRWLALIFPLGALLGWGWQRLQQPNPWLFGPLLLSALMSVSFDLHLGLPNGASQLGQWLIGSGLGCHFNRSFFRRAPSFLGRTLLGTALTMLIAGACAWCLSVFTHLDLRSLTLGMMPGGIAEMSLTAETLQLSVPLVTAMQVMRLLFVLFLAEPLFRYWVGKVTV; encoded by the coding sequence ATGTCTGAAGTCCGTGGTTTACCGTGGTGGAGTACGCCGCTGGCAGGCTTGGCGGGCGGTTTCGTCGCCGGTCTGATCGGTTGGCCACTGCCGTGGATGATCGGCTCGTTGCTGGCGATCATCCTCGGGCGGTGCCTGACGCCCTGGCAGTTGCGCGAGATCCCCCATGGCCGCAAGTTCGGCCAGTGGGTGATCGGCGTGGGCATCGGTCTGCATTTCACCCCCCATGTGCTGGAGCAGGTGGCGAGCCATTTCGGGCTGATCTTTTTTGGCGCGTTGCTCACCAGTGTGTCCTCGGTGGTGGGCGTGTGGTTGCTGAGGCGCACCGGCGAGGAGCGCGCAACGGCGTTTTTCTCGAGCATGCCGGGCGGCTCCGGAGAGATGGTCAACCTCGGCGCGCGTAACGGCGCCGATCTCAGCCAGGTGGCGGCGGGGCAGAGCTTGCGAGTGCTGGTGGTGGTGCTCTGCGTGCCGGCGCTGTTCAAGTACTTGCTGGGCGAGGGTGTGCCGTTATCGCAACCAGCGGCGGTGGATTGGCGCTGGCTGGCGTTGATCTTTCCGCTGGGCGCACTGCTGGGGTGGGGATGGCAGCGGTTGCAGCAGCCCAATCCGTGGTTGTTCGGGCCGCTGCTGTTGAGCGCATTGATGAGTGTCAGCTTCGATTTGCACCTCGGCCTGCCCAATGGCGCCAGTCAGTTGGGGCAGTGGTTGATCGGCAGCGGGTTGGGGTGTCACTTCAACCGTTCGTTTTTCCGCCGCGCGCCGTCGTTTCTGGGGCGCACGCTGTTGGGCACGGCTTTGACCATGCTGATCGCCGGGGCCTGCGCCTGGTGCCTGAGCGTGTTTACTCATCTGGACCTGCGCTCCCTGACTCTGGGCATGATGCCGGGCGGGATTGCCGAGATGAGCCTGACGGCCGAAACCTTGCAGTTGTCGGTGCCCTTGGTGACGGCGATGCAAGTGATGCGGTTGCTGTTCGTGTTATTTCTGGCCGAGCCGTTGTTTCGCTATTGGGTCGGTAAAGTCACGGTTTGA
- a CDS encoding response regulator — protein MRVLLVEDHPQLADSVAQALKSTGLTVDVLHDGVAADLALASEEYAAVVLDVGLPRLDGFEVLARLRGRGRNTPVLMLTARSDVKDRVHGLNLGADDYLAKPFELTELEARVKALLRRSVLGGERQQRCGALVYDLDTRRFTLGDEMLTLTSREQAVLEALIARPGRVMSKEQLAAQVFGLDEEASSDAIEIYVHRLRKKLDGHPVAIVTFRGLGYLLEQRDA, from the coding sequence ATGCGCGTCCTGCTTGTAGAAGACCACCCGCAACTCGCCGACAGCGTCGCTCAGGCACTGAAAAGCACCGGCCTGACCGTCGATGTGCTGCACGATGGCGTGGCGGCCGACCTGGCGCTGGCCAGCGAAGAATATGCCGCCGTGGTGCTGGACGTCGGCCTGCCGCGCCTGGACGGTTTCGAAGTGCTGGCGCGCCTGCGCGGGCGTGGCCGTAATACCCCGGTGCTGATGCTGACCGCGCGCAGCGACGTCAAGGATCGCGTGCATGGCCTCAACCTGGGCGCCGATGACTACCTGGCCAAACCCTTCGAACTCACCGAGCTCGAAGCCCGGGTCAAGGCACTGTTGCGCCGCAGCGTGCTGGGCGGCGAGCGCCAGCAACGCTGCGGGGCGCTGGTCTACGACCTCGACACCCGGCGCTTCACCCTGGGCGATGAGATGCTCACCTTGACCTCCCGCGAGCAAGCCGTGCTGGAGGCCTTGATCGCTCGTCCCGGACGGGTGATGAGCAAGGAGCAACTGGCCGCCCAGGTGTTTGGTCTGGATGAAGAAGCCAGCAGCGATGCCATCGAAATATACGTCCATCGCTTGCGCAAGAAACTCGACGGGCACCCGGTGGCCATCGTCACCTTCCGCGGCCTTGGCTACCTGCTGGAGCAACGCGATGCGTGA
- a CDS encoding sensor histidine kinase: MREPGSLRGRLLWNLGTLLTVLMLASGLSAYWNGREAADIAYDRTLLASARTIAAGLSERDGLLSADVPYLALDPFAYDSAGHIYYQVIDIDKKLISGYEHLPGPPPGTLRTDDYPALASFYNARYQGQNVRVVSLLKAVVEPGMNGMAEVRVAETDEAREAMARSLMADTLLRLGMLGLGALVLVWFTVSAALRPLERLRGAVEDRAPDDLRPLPEVEVQRELLPLVQALNHFTERLRRQFERQAQFIADAAHELRTPLAALKARLELGLRAPEPQVWRDTLNAAGQSTDRLTHLANQLLSLARVENGARAIAEGGAQRLDLTALARELGMAMAPLAHARGVSLALEADEPVWLLGEPTLLNELLSNLVDNALAHTRANVILRVNAPGVLEVEDDGPGIPLQERERVFERFYRRNQYSAGTGLGLAIVGEICTAHLARISLHDGEAGGLKVRVSFPPR, encoded by the coding sequence ATGCGTGAACCCGGCAGCCTGCGCGGGCGGCTGTTATGGAACCTGGGCACCTTGTTGACGGTGTTGATGCTGGCCAGCGGCCTGAGCGCCTACTGGAACGGCCGCGAAGCCGCAGACATCGCCTACGACCGCACGTTGCTGGCGTCTGCCCGGACCATCGCCGCCGGGCTGTCGGAACGCGATGGCCTGCTCAGCGCTGACGTGCCGTACCTGGCCCTCGATCCCTTCGCCTATGACAGCGCCGGGCATATCTATTACCAGGTCATCGATATCGACAAAAAGCTCATCTCTGGCTACGAGCACTTGCCCGGGCCGCCGCCGGGTACCTTGCGTACTGACGACTATCCAGCACTGGCCAGCTTCTACAACGCGCGTTATCAGGGCCAGAACGTGCGGGTGGTGAGCTTGCTCAAGGCGGTGGTCGAGCCGGGCATGAACGGCATGGCCGAAGTGCGTGTCGCCGAGACGGACGAAGCCCGTGAGGCCATGGCCCGCAGCCTGATGGCCGACACCCTGCTGCGCCTGGGCATGTTGGGCCTGGGCGCGCTGGTGCTGGTGTGGTTCACGGTGAGTGCTGCGTTACGCCCGCTGGAGCGCTTGCGCGGCGCCGTCGAGGACCGTGCCCCCGACGACCTGCGTCCGCTGCCCGAGGTCGAGGTGCAGCGCGAACTGCTGCCGCTGGTGCAGGCCCTCAATCACTTTACCGAGCGCCTGCGCCGCCAGTTCGAGCGCCAGGCGCAGTTCATCGCCGATGCCGCCCATGAACTGCGCACGCCACTGGCCGCACTCAAGGCGCGGCTCGAACTGGGTTTGCGCGCACCTGAACCGCAGGTGTGGCGCGACACCTTGAATGCGGCGGGGCAGAGCACCGATCGCCTGACTCATCTGGCCAACCAGTTACTGTCGCTGGCGCGCGTCGAGAACGGCGCGCGGGCCATCGCCGAGGGCGGCGCTCAGCGCCTGGACCTGACCGCGCTGGCGCGGGAGCTGGGCATGGCCATGGCGCCACTGGCCCATGCCCGCGGGGTGTCGCTGGCGCTGGAAGCGGACGAGCCGGTGTGGCTGCTGGGCGAGCCGACGCTGCTCAACGAGCTGCTCAGCAATCTGGTCGACAACGCGCTGGCGCACACTCGCGCCAACGTGATTCTGCGGGTCAATGCACCAGGTGTGCTGGAGGTGGAAGACGACGGGCCGGGCATTCCGCTGCAAGAGCGCGAGCGTGTATTCGAGCGCTTCTACCGGCGCAATCAATACAGCGCCGGCACCGGCCTGGGGCTGGCCATCGTCGGGGAGATCTGCACGGCGCATCTGGCGCGGATCAGCTTGCACGATGGCGAGGCTGGCGGGCTCAAGGTCAGGGTCAGTTTCCCGCCGCGCTGA
- a CDS encoding HDOD domain-containing protein has product MSNLAETVQKDLLAAIDRDDLMLPTLPEVALQIREAAEDRDINVSELSKVIGRDIALSARLIKVVNSPLLRGSSEVTALHTAITRLGVNYSCNLAIGLVMEQIFNARSSVVEQKMRDIWTTSVQIAGIAYELCRHSNRGLKPDQAALAGMIHQIGALPILIYAEEHNELLSDPICLNHVIDRIHPLIGERILKKWDFPAPLANVPECYLQLHREPGPADYADVIQIASLLNQPAREGASISSLDSWQRLGLGDRPPMSHDELTSARQLLA; this is encoded by the coding sequence ATGAGCAACCTGGCGGAAACCGTTCAAAAGGACCTGCTGGCAGCGATCGACAGGGACGATCTGATGCTGCCGACGCTGCCTGAAGTGGCCTTGCAGATCCGTGAGGCCGCCGAAGACCGCGACATCAATGTCAGCGAACTGAGCAAGGTCATCGGCCGCGATATCGCCTTGTCCGCACGCTTGATCAAGGTAGTCAACAGCCCCCTGTTGCGCGGCAGCAGCGAAGTCACCGCACTGCACACGGCAATCACCCGGCTGGGCGTCAACTACAGCTGCAACCTGGCCATCGGACTGGTGATGGAGCAGATCTTCAATGCCCGCTCCTCGGTGGTCGAACAGAAGATGCGCGATATCTGGACCACCAGCGTGCAGATCGCCGGCATTGCCTACGAACTCTGCCGCCACAGCAATCGCGGCCTGAAACCCGATCAGGCGGCGCTGGCCGGAATGATCCACCAGATCGGCGCGTTGCCGATCCTGATCTATGCCGAAGAGCACAACGAACTGCTCTCCGATCCGATCTGCCTGAACCACGTGATCGACCGCATCCACCCGCTGATCGGCGAGCGCATTCTCAAGAAATGGGACTTTCCGGCGCCGCTGGCCAATGTCCCCGAATGCTATCTGCAACTGCATCGCGAGCCCGGCCCGGCTGATTACGCCGACGTCATTCAGATCGCCAGCCTGCTCAATCAACCGGCGCGCGAAGGCGCGTCGATCAGCAGCCTGGACAGCTGGCAGCGCCTGGGACTGGGCGATCGCCCGCCCATGAGCCATGACGAGTTGACCAGCGCCCGGCAATTGCTGGCATGA